One window of the Eucalyptus grandis isolate ANBG69807.140 chromosome 6, ASM1654582v1, whole genome shotgun sequence genome contains the following:
- the LOC104448215 gene encoding glycine-rich protein 5-like encodes MITSKLLLLALLGALVCTSAYARVLSGEKASFEEEKTFFGHPRYGGGLGGGGGGGFGGGGGGGLGGGAGAGGGAGYGGGAGAGGGLGGGGGLGGGGGGGYGGGGGGGLGGGYGGGAGGGYGGGVGAGGGIGGGAGGGGGGGFGGGGGGGLGGGAGKGFGGGAGAGGGYGGGFP; translated from the coding sequence ATGATTACTTCTAAATTGCTTCTTCTTGCGCTGCTAGGTGCTCTAGTTTGCACCTCTGCCTACGCTAGGGTGCTTTCGGGTGAGAAGGCGTCCTTTGAAGAGGAGAAAACCTTCTTCGGCCATCCCAGATACGGTGGCGGCCTGGGTGGTGGAGGGGGTGGTGGCTTTGGAggcggtggaggaggaggattgGGTGGCGGTGCTGGTGCAGGCGGGGGAGCTGGCTATGGTGGAGGAGCTGGTGCAGGTGGGGGACTTGGAGGCGGAGGCGGTCTAGggggaggtggtggaggaggttatggaggcggcggtggtggaggaTTAGGTGGTGGATATGGTGGGGGAGCTGGTGGTGGATATGGCGGTGGGGTTGGTGCTGGCGGTGGGATAGGTGGTGGAGCtggaggaggtggcggtggaGGGTTCGGtggaggcggcggtggtgggCTTGGTGGCGGAGCTGGAAAAGGGTTTGGCGGAGGAGCTGGTGCTGGTGGAGGGTATGGTGGTGGGTTCCCTTGA
- the LOC104448216 gene encoding rab3 GTPase-activating protein catalytic subunit: MEEPSFVSKARIALHSAAAKAERVLADIKSDLKHDHHHHRDGERKSAASLSTGDESPCDSAESKAYHESKNLRWRPPPITLGTKQDWQDRLKNIRIGRKGADDTEKSENSKMSFPIFDENLYIVNEKNDFESRGSESISILDGLIAGNTEKIPPSPVIKQLAVAVENGRKFSSMKDFLATNKGSSPIKERAGLSLSAVRSLVLREKEDNISEFPDEVKLYSLISLLFDAEGKFLRRKISSGSETTAATLPRDIHAAPPESFVTKVAEVIGSCKTMRDMALFWCRVVAELRRSWDEEQHIAGIPADHIPDLNCCLLYQQLQVINCCISRKRRHMVTSESLDTTIREASSQVEKPNVPTNTVLDSPALYARLNTRELVLRLGADHPCDDLCMLETGEPVYSPVTQEGPLLTEDLIKETEEFILRTGSVGAGCSQLLSDMQAFKAANPGCILEDFVRWHSPPDWTESDLGYENENASTKGQLSSRMQKEGNLWRELWEAAKPVPAVKQAPLYDEDLAVEGILDFFEDIPPVELFEQLFVSLLAVGFVIAEASLSADPNFSRLFYECKDYVTSTCQGRSIREKVDDLWQVYETMEMMLLKPEEALKMVQPPEDTSATPGEPRRRFKRLSLIFGGKDRQTKEQETKNQKNAEDNPARQSFANFFDSKSSLFLRKPPKPSSASSAEKPSCPVENDWTIV; encoded by the exons ATGGAGGAGCCCTCCTTCGTCTCCAAAGCGAGGATCGCCTTGCATTCCGCGGCGGCGAAAGCGGAGCGCGTGCTCGCCGACATCAAATCCGATCTCAAGcacgaccaccaccaccaccgag ATGGTGAGAGGAAATCGGCCGCGAGTTTGTCGACGGGAGATGAATCTCCGTGCGACTCGGCAGAGTCAAAG GCATACCACGAGTCAAAGAACTTAAGGTGGAGACCACCACCAATAACGTTAGGGACGAAGCAGGATTGGCAGGACAGATTGAAAAACATAAGAATAGGGAGAAAAGGAGCTGATGACACCGAGAAATCTGAGAATTCGAAGATGTCCTTCCCAATTTTCGACGAAAACCTGTACATAGTGAATGAGAAGAATGATTTTGAATCAAGg GGTTCAGAGTCTATATCCATATTGGACGGTCTAATTGCTGGTaacacagagaaaattcctCCATCACCAGTTATCAAGCAACTGGCTGTGGCTGTAGA GAATGGGAGGAAATTTAGCTCAATGAAAGATTTTCTGGCAACAAACAAAGGTTCTTCTCCTATCAAGGAAAGGGCAGGACTAAGTCTCTCTGCTGTGAGGTCGCTTGTGCTTCGTGAAAAGGAAGACAATATATCCGAGTTTCCAGATGAAGTGAAGCTCTATTCTTTGATTAGTTTGCTGTTTGATGCAG AGGGAAAGTTTCTTAGAAGAAAGATCAGTTCTGGTTCAGAAACCACTGCTGCAACATTGCCGAGAGATATTCATGCAGCTCCACCTGAAAGCTTTGTTACCAAAGTTGCTGAAGTCATTGGAAGCTGTAAAACAATGAGGGATATGGCTTTATTTTGGTGCAGGGTTGTTGCTGAG CTGCGCAGAAGCTGGGATGAGGAGCAACATATAGCTGGCATTCCAGCGGACCATATTCCAGATCTTAATTGCTGTCTTCTATATCAGCAGCTGCAGGTCATCAACTGTTGCATATCCCGCAAACGGCGCCACATGGTCACGTCTGAATCGTTAGACACCACAATAAGGGAAGCCAGTTCACAAGTTGAAAAACCCAATGTTCCCACAAATACAGTTTTGGACAGCCCTGCTTTGTATGCAAGATTAAATACAAGGGAGCTTGTTCTGCGTCTGGGGGCAGATCACCCATGTGATGATCTATGCATGTTGGAAACTGGTGAACCTGTGTACTCTCCTGTGACCCAG GAAGGTCCTTTACTTACGGAAGATCTCATCAAAGAAACAGAAGAATTCATACTTCGGACAGGGAG TGTTGGTGCTGGGTGCTCTCAACTCCTCTCTGACATGCAAGCTTTCAAG GCTGCTAATCCTGGTTGCATTCTAGAAGATTTTGTAAGATGGCATTCTCCTCCAGACTGGACCGAATCTGACCTAGGATATGAGAATGAGAACGCATCAACAAAAGGCCAATTAAGCAGTCGAAtgcaaaaagaag GTAATTTATGGCGTGAACTATGGGAAGCGGCAAAACCAGTTCCAGCAGTCAAGCAGGCACCTCTATACGATGAGGATTTGGCAGT AGAAGGAATTCTGGATTTCTTTGAGGACATTCCGCCTGTTGAGCTGTTTGAACAACTCTTTGTTTCCCTG CTTGCAGTGGGGTTTGTGATTGCCGAGGCTTCACTTTCAGCAGATCCTAATTTCTCAAGACTGTTTTATGAGTGCAAAGATTATGTAACTTCCACTTGTCAAGGGAGGAGCATCAGGGAGAAAGTCGATGATCTTTGGCAG GTATATGAAACAATGGAGATGATGCTGCTCAAACCCGAGGAAGCTTTAAAAATGGTGCAGCCTCCGGAAGATACAAGCGCCACACCAGGTGAACCAAGGCGCCGGTTCAAGAGACTGAGTCTCATCTTCGGTGGCAAGGACAGACAGACAAAAGAGCAAGAAACAAAGAACCAGAAGAATGCAGAAGATAACCCGGCTCGTCAATCATTTGCCAATTTCTTTGATAGCAAGTCATCTTTATTTTTGCGGAAGCCTCCGAAGCCCAGTAGCGCATCCTCGGCTGAAAAGCCTTCATGTCCCGTCGAAAATGACTGGACAATTGTGTAG